The following proteins come from a genomic window of Macrobrachium nipponense isolate FS-2020 chromosome 32, ASM1510439v2, whole genome shotgun sequence:
- the LOC135207172 gene encoding uncharacterized protein LOC135207172 produces MGPKVVVNWDTFELLCQEVEKFPAIWDKQHPDHKKPKCIAEMWAQIDEECPKYQGKAKDEWAKPGGVRERFRKEIQKGKKTLKSGAATKEVWVSKWPLLNVCKFLLSQFAHRSTEGNLEEDASENIEKSLVAHENAEEEEVQQEKTATDKSKEEKSESLLKNSMGEKNEVKNQKHYLKDEYLTKILMEDDDEEDLFGKTVAKKLKKLPTGP; encoded by the coding sequence ATGGGACCAAAAGTAGTAGTTAATTGGGACACCTTTGAACTCCTATGTCAAGAGGTGGAAAAATTCCCTGCTATATGGGACAAACAGCATCCAGATCACAAAAAGCCCAAATGTATTGCTGAAATGTGGGCCCAGATAGACGAGGAGTGTCCCAAATATCAAGGAAAGGCCAAAGACGAATGGGCCAAACCGGGCGGGGTACGAGAGCGATTccgaaaagaaatacagaaaggaaagaaaacattGAAAAGTGGAGCTGCTACCAAAGAAGTGTGGGTCAGCAAGTGGCCACTTCTCAATGTTTGTAAGTTCCTTCTGTCTCAATTTGCGCACAGAAGTACCGAAGGAAATCTCGAGGAGGATGCGTCTGAAAATATAGAGAAATCGCTAGTAGCACATGAAAAtgcagaagaggaagaggtaCAACAAGAAAAAACCGCTACTGATAAGTCAAAGGAAGAGAAATCAGAGTCACTATTGAAGAATAGCATGGGCgaaaagaatgaagtaaaaaacCAGAAACACTATTTGAAGGATGAATATCTTACCAAAATATTGATGGAAGACGATGATGAAGAGGATTTGTTTGGGAAGACAGTGGcgaaaaaactaaagaaattacCGACAGGGCCCTGA